One genomic window of Helicobacter canis includes the following:
- a CDS encoding site-specific integrase, producing the protein MDNLHIKKSHIRDRNGIAYIDCNTSLGRLRFSSGEPYKQESLADIASRIKELCISFLQGQKASLRATSTKLENLADIQTLGESFLRTRCGHLKPQSLKRYESHLRLIAQKIPYEISLLNQAGYEQIVRDMAKEQIDMLNRLIAYAKEAGVLSNNIIVQRHRKLALKEPDIKPLNLQEAEAVLRACECLARDDKKWLEVRNYLGFAIFSGARLGEILALEVSDIDLENDKVYICKSKERLRNAISTTKTGKARYIDLLENAKLALQSQIALRATLKRKHNRLFTLDEKELAVRWKQALAMCGLEARVLYQTRHSFATMMLVNGEEPLWISAMLGHSSLHTTFTHYVKYMPQKRERATFVGFRLGGFGFGA; encoded by the coding sequence ATGGACAATCTACACATTAAAAAGTCTCATATACGAGATCGCAACGGCATCGCCTATATCGACTGCAACACCAGCCTAGGGCGGCTGCGCTTTAGCTCTGGGGAGCCATATAAGCAAGAAAGCCTAGCAGATATAGCAAGCCGTATAAAAGAGCTTTGCATAAGCTTCTTACAAGGGCAAAAGGCAAGCCTAAGGGCTACAAGCACAAAGCTTGAAAACCTAGCAGATATACAGACACTAGGGGAGAGCTTTTTGCGCACTAGATGTGGGCATTTGAAGCCTCAAAGCCTAAAGCGATATGAAAGCCACCTAAGGTTAATCGCCCAAAAAATCCCTTATGAAATAAGCCTGCTAAATCAAGCTGGCTATGAGCAAATCGTGCGCGATATGGCAAAGGAGCAAATCGATATGCTAAATCGCCTTATCGCCTATGCTAAGGAAGCTGGCGTGCTTAGCAATAATATCATCGTCCAAAGGCATAGAAAGCTAGCCCTAAAAGAGCCAGATATAAAGCCGCTAAATCTACAAGAGGCAGAAGCAGTGCTAAGGGCGTGTGAGTGTCTAGCAAGAGATGATAAAAAGTGGCTAGAAGTGAGAAATTATCTAGGCTTTGCGATCTTTAGCGGGGCTAGGCTAGGAGAGATCCTAGCCCTAGAGGTAAGCGATATAGACCTAGAAAATGACAAAGTCTATATCTGCAAGTCAAAAGAGCGGCTAAGAAATGCCATAAGCACCACCAAAACAGGCAAGGCTAGATATATCGACCTACTAGAAAATGCCAAGCTAGCCCTGCAGAGTCAAATCGCTTTAAGAGCGACTCTAAAGCGTAAGCATAATCGGCTTTTCACCCTTGATGAAAAAGAACTTGCAGTCCGCTGGAAGCAAGCTTTGGCGATGTGTGGGCTAGAAGCTCGCGTGCTGTATCAAACGCGCCATAGCTTTGCCACGATGATGTTAGTAAATGGAGAGGAGCCGCTGTGGATAAGTGCGATGCTGGGGCATAGCTCGCTGCATACGACATTCACCCACTATGTGAAGTATATGCCGCAAAAGCGGGAGAGGGCAACCTTTGTGGGCTTTAGGCTTGGGGGATTCGGCTTTGGGGCTTAA